The genomic window CGACCACTACAGCGGCACTTCGCCATGGTAACCACGTTCTGTATTATCTACTGAGCTACAGTCTGCTACAGTGAGGCCAGAAAttagttggaaaaatttatgtcCTGTTGTTGGACGCTACAACATCGTGTTATACCAGAGAGAAACTTTTCGCACGCATTGCCTGCAGCAAACTTCAACTTGTAGCAGAAGTAAACAAATCCTGATTAACCGTCTTCACGATATAACACCGTGCATGAAACTGATTGAAGGGTAGTGTTCACATGACAGTTAATGCAAATGCGTATAGAGCAAATTAATATTGAATCGAGTCATCAAACACAAACCCACTAAAAAACGAAATGGAAATCGATTCCAACTGCGGAATAGTCAAATCACTGCAAATAGTGTCCAATCCCGACTCGCACATTGTCAATCGTGAAGTTGACGATACCACAGTTAAAGTCTTACTGATTTCACGAAGGAAAACGCAAACATTAGTTACTCTTATTTCGCTGTAGAAACAGTCTTGTAAACTTCAATTCTCTGAACGTATCTTTCATAACTTATTCAGATGGATATATCACCGAATAGGCCTTCGAAAATTTATCTTGTAAAAGACAAGTCAGTGGATTTGGACTACATAGTTGAAGATTCACAACCAGGAAATTATTTGAACTCTGATCAAGGGTGCAGTCAAGAAAGCACAAATCAAAATTCTACTACTCATGTATCTAGGCCAGTACATTGTCGGCAAAGGATTATTTTCTATAATCTGTAATATTTTTGTGGTAATCAATGGTACGGTGATCGCATACTCTTTTAGCTAGTATTGTAGAGCACAACAGGATGAAAGTTACCTGAGAAAAATGCTTATTCTGAGTCATTCATGTTTTACAGTGAGTTTGAAGAAAACCTCAACTGTTTCAAGAAAACTCATAAGGTAGGCTGAAACGATGGCTTGACGATCAAGAGACAAAATCTTACAAGCTCAACCACGATTATCTACAAAGGTCTGGGCACTACGTCTCTAAAACCGTGACGAAAGTAAAACCGATGTTGTATATTTTTGTCACTAGCGCTAGTGAGGGGGAGGCGTACTGCCCTGTTATTCTTCTTTGTTGCACATTGTAGCACACCAGCTTCCGAGATTGCAGCACACTAGTCTTTGGTGCACAATCTAAGAAACACAGGCTTTAAAATCGTTATGCACTGTTCCATAGTAAGGGGATAGGAGTGCCCAGACCCGTGTAGAAGACTGCTCGACTAATGACATGAACGGTATTTCATAATCTTTATCtagaaaatcaaaatcaaattaaaaagATACTCTTTTGCAAACTTACcaattggaaaaaaagttgtatgtacattcatttttatacctaGATGCTGATATATTTCTATATGCTAATACCAggatattgtatattattaatagttaaaaaaatgaacTCAACTTTCTAATGCTATTCAATGAAGTATAACAATGTAGCTTTATTATGACTTTAATATTTTCGcagcaattttattcaaataataatgaagaCAACCAGTCTCTGAAATCTGAACGAAATGAATCGAAAGCTTACAAGAGAGACAGAAAACAAGATTATCAACAGTTCACAGTCAACACAGATCTTATCGATGAGTCAGGTAAAGTAGTGAAGTATGTAAGAATTGATCTGGACCTCGTGAAAGTAGTAAAGTAACGAAGAGTGATGAAAATAtgtcaaaataatattaactACGATACACATTAATCAAGCCTAATTTAATCTatgatgaacttttttttcagataccTCAACAGATTCATCGAACGATGAGATATTTCCAACACACAATCTatgtaaaagtaatttcacaTCACTCAAAGTTGTGAATGCCAAAGAAAATActagaataaaattaatgcCAAAAAAGGAAGTAAACAGTACATGTGATTCTATTTGTAGTGGTAGCAACCACAAATTTGGCAACAATGAAAATGTTGAAGGTACTTAATGTGTATACCCTAAAAACGTACTGTAGGTTAAATTTCAAGTTCACTGACATGCCTAGAAAGAAAAGCGGGTaacgaaattgatcaaattttacacagtcaatattctttatttcgttttCCCCTTTAAATTTGTTCACAATAGGTAATAAAATCGCAAGACTAAgagaatttcatttctctaATTCATTTACAGATGAAAGCGTGGagtctgaaattgaaaacatgaCAGATGATTCAAATCAGGTACCTTGCGTATCTCTGATGTGTAAAAGAGTGTTCATAGGATCTTATCATTACGGTCCCAATGAAACAGTAATTATATCGCAAAAAGGGATGGAAATGCGAGTTCCACTTCCCAATGACAGTGAGTACACTTTAATTCGAATGAACACATCATTGGCTGcattttcgataaattaataaatgtttcttttcatttaaCAGGTACGACCATTATTATGCTAAATATTAAATTCGAATATCTTTTAAAAGTACTTTTCTATTCTGGTGAAACTATACCGTCTCTGATTTTTTGGGCAGCGTCAGAAGCAGGGCCTATTGTTCGTGAAGAGTTGGGGATGAAAGGTCCAAAAGGTCCTTATTACGATTCAGTTGCCAAAGGTAGATTTTTTCCATCTCTGATAATGAAAGTGTGTACCACTGTCTCATTGTTAATACTGACTGGTAGAATTCTTTTTATTGTGCCAGATGACAGATGTCGACGGATAATACTCCTACTTCACAAAGTAACCAAGGAAACAAAATTGATGTTGGAGTCCTTATTTACACCAAATAATGCCTTACTTGTGTTGAATTTTTCGGATACCAAAACCATTCTTGGATATGCATTACCTGCAAAGGTAAttagtttcaatatttcacacctattcaaaatttatacaatctGTCTATAAATATCATGATTCAGTTTTACTTTTGTCATCTACACAGATTTGGAAACCGATAAAAAAATCACTGCAAACAACCAAAAAGTATGCATCAAGAGTCAAAAATTCTGTGACCAGTAAACTGCAATCATCCTTCAAAGAGTCGCAAAATCATATAACATTGTCTCTACAGACACCATCATCAGTTGAGAAATCAATAGCTAATTAATAGATTAAAACACCTAAACAACTTCCAAGTTATGCAAATGAATCTGTGGCGAAAATATCAGCAATCGCAAATTCCAATAACGAAGATTCTGAGAATGACGATTCTGCACATAGATCTATACAAACGTAAGTagtaaatatatttctgtgatggtggtttgaaattttaaagcCTTTAGAGTTAAGGAAATGAGTAATGCTCGATTGATAAGAAAAACATGAAATCAATACCAAACTGTGCTGGcttctttcattttaaatttgtaattatgTAGTTAAGTGATAAATCAATACGATAGCTAAGTGGATGCATGGGCCATGGTTcgaagaatttaatagttgaaTATCTTGACGTTGGCTGagaaaaagtatatttttgcagaatattaatttaccCTCCCGCACCAGCCAGAGATGCGATTACAATAAATGACCGAGATTGTGCTTGCCTTGGGAAAGATAAATTTCTAAATGACGTTATCATTGACTTCTATCTGAAATACCTCTCTCTGGAGGTTTTGATAAAGGAGGATCAGAAGAGAACTTACGTGTTTTCTTCCCATTTCTATAAAAGATTGACACATTCGCACGTGTCAGATGCAAACAATCAACTTCTCCGAGCTACTAAACGACATTCCGGCGTTCAAAAGTGGACGAAAGATgtgaatatatttgaaaaagacTTTATCATTATTCCAATTAATGAACGGTATTTATGAATTCAGTTAGTTTGTAACGTAATACAGACCAAGTATTTTAATGGACGAGTGGAATGAACAGGAAAATCAaggttgaaaatgaatatttcagCTCACATTGGATTGTGGCCATAATCTGCTTTCCTGGCCTTGCTGGCGAGGTAGATGTTCATCGATCAGCAGCAGATGATGGTATGGTGGAAACAAGAAGCTCTAAAACTGAAATTCCAATGACAAGGAAGTTACAAAGTGCTCGTAAATCAACGCAAGAAGTCTGGAAACTGTGAGTTTTCAGAGCGTACTTTTTCGCACCTGCACAAAAAGTTGATTTACGAAATAACAAcctcatttattattatttgctaATAGCACTATGAAAGTTTCACCAAGAGTTGCCTATTAATATACATTGAGAATATGTTTCAGGCCTTGcatattgatttttgattcgtTGCACGGATTCGGAGGCTAGACCAAAGTTTTATTAGCACTGCAAGAATACTTGAGTTGTGAATACTTGGCTAAAACTGGTATAAAAGATACTTTCTTCCTAAACATGACAAATGCAGTGTGTCCTGAAGTTCCACAGCAGTCTAATTCCAGTGATTGTGGTATCTATCTGCTGCACTATGTTGAACGCTTCTTTCAAGTAAGCAGCTGCTATGTCTTACACCAAATTGTTTGAAACAATCGAAAGAGCAATGCCAATCCCATGGAAAAAATTAGCATCACCATTTAAaagcagaaattttttctcaggaCCCCATCAAGGACTACAACTTACCGATAAAAGGGCTGAAAGAGTGGTTTGACAAAAGTGCTATTGTtcataaaagaaaagaaatttatgatTTAATAATGAGTCGAAGGTAGTGTATATCTGTTTCAATTCCCATATTGTTCCCAATACAAGTCAACGGTTTTTTGTTGCTAACATGATCCCTG from Neodiprion lecontei isolate iyNeoLeco1 chromosome 1, iyNeoLeco1.1, whole genome shotgun sequence includes these protein-coding regions:
- the LOC107222745 gene encoding uncharacterized protein LOC107222745 isoform X4, with the translated sequence MKLIEGEFEENLNCFKKTHKQFYSNNNEDNQSLKSERNESKAYKRDRKQDYQQFTVNTDLIDESDTSTDSSNDEIFPTHNLCKSNFTSLKVVNAKENTRIKLMPKKEVNSTCDSICSGSNHKFGNNENVEDESVESEIENMTDDSNQVPCVSLMCKRVFIGSYHYGPNETVIISQKGMEMRVPLPNDSTTIIMLNIKFEYLLKVLFYSGETIPSLIFWAASEAGPIVREELGMKGPKGPYYDSVAKGRFFPSLIMKVCTTVSLLILTGRILFIVPDDRCRRIILLLHKVTKETKLMLESLFTPNNALLVLNFSDTKTILGYALPAKIWKPIKKSLQTTKKYASRVKNSVTSKLQSSFKESQNHITLSLQTPSSVEKSIAN
- the LOC107222745 gene encoding uncharacterized protein LOC107222745 isoform X2 gives rise to the protein MDISPNRPSKIYLVKDKSVDLDYIVEDSQPGNYLNSDQGCSQESTNQNSTTHVSSEFEENLNCFKKTHKQFYSNNNEDNQSLKSERNESKAYKRDRKQDYQQFTVNTDLIDESDTSTDSSNDEIFPTHNLCKSNFTSLKVVNAKENTRIKLMPKKEVNSTCDSICSGSNHKFGNNENVEDESVESEIENMTDDSNQVPCVSLMCKRVFIGSYHYGPNETVIISQKGMEMRVPLPNDSTTIIMLNIKFEYLLKVLFYSGETIPSLIFWAASEAGPIVREELGMKGPKGPYYDSVAKDDRCRRIILLLHKVTKETKLMLESLFTPNNALLVLNFSDTKTILGYALPAKIWKPIKKSLQTTKKYASRVKNSVTSKLQSSFKESQNHITLSLQTPSSVEKSIAN
- the LOC107222745 gene encoding uncharacterized protein LOC107222745 isoform X5, with translation MDISPNRPSKIYLVKDKSVDLDYIVEDSQPGNYLNSDQGCSQESTNQNSTTHVSSEFEENLNCFKKTHKQFYSNNNEDNQSLKSERNESKAYKRDRKQDYQQFTVNTDLIDESDTSTDSSNDEIFPTHNLCKSNFTSLKVVNAKENTRIKLMPKKEVNSTCDSICSGSNHKFGNNENVEDESVESEIENMTDDSNQVPCVSLMCKRVFIGSYHYGPNETVIISQKGMEMRVPLPNDTSEAGPIVREELGMKGPKGPYYDSVAKDDRCRRIILLLHKVTKETKLMLESLFTPNNALLVLNFSDTKTILGYALPAKIWKPIKKSLQTTKKYASRVKNSVTSKLQSSFKESQNHITLSLQTPSSVEKSIAN
- the LOC107222745 gene encoding uncharacterized protein LOC107222745 isoform X1 — protein: MDISPNRPSKIYLVKDKSVDLDYIVEDSQPGNYLNSDQGCSQESTNQNSTTHVSSEFEENLNCFKKTHKQFYSNNNEDNQSLKSERNESKAYKRDRKQDYQQFTVNTDLIDESDTSTDSSNDEIFPTHNLCKSNFTSLKVVNAKENTRIKLMPKKEVNSTCDSICSGSNHKFGNNENVEDESVESEIENMTDDSNQVPCVSLMCKRVFIGSYHYGPNETVIISQKGMEMRVPLPNDSTTIIMLNIKFEYLLKVLFYSGETIPSLIFWAASEAGPIVREELGMKGPKGPYYDSVAKGRFFPSLIMKVCTTVSLLILTGRILFIVPDDRCRRIILLLHKVTKETKLMLESLFTPNNALLVLNFSDTKTILGYALPAKIWKPIKKSLQTTKKYASRVKNSVTSKLQSSFKESQNHITLSLQTPSSVEKSIAN
- the LOC107222745 gene encoding uncharacterized protein LOC107222745 isoform X3, whose translation is MDISPNRPSKIYLVKDKSVDLDYIVEDSQPGNYLNSDQGCSQESTNQNSTTHVSSEFEENLNCFKKTHKQFYSNNNEDNQSLKSERNESKAYKRDRKQDYQQFTVNTDLIDESDTSTDSSNDEIFPTHNLCKSNFTSLKVVNAKENTRIKLMPKKEVNSTCDSICSGSNHKFGNNENVEDESVESEIENMTDDSNQVPCVSLMCKRVFIGSYHYGPNETVIISQKGMEMRVPLPNDTSEAGPIVREELGMKGPKGPYYDSVAKGRFFPSLIMKVCTTVSLLILTGRILFIVPDDRCRRIILLLHKVTKETKLMLESLFTPNNALLVLNFSDTKTILGYALPAKIWKPIKKSLQTTKKYASRVKNSVTSKLQSSFKESQNHITLSLQTPSSVEKSIAN
- the LOC124294325 gene encoding sentrin-specific protease 6-like → MTILHIDLYKLYFCRILIYPPAPARDAITINDRDCACLGKDKFLNDVIIDFYLKYLSLEVLIKEDQKRTYVFSSHFYKRLTHSHVSDANNQLLRATKRHSGVQKWTKDVNIFEKDFIIIPINERSHWIVAIICFPGLAGEVDVHRSAADDGMVETRSSKTEIPMTRKLQSARKSTQEVWKLTMKTKVLLALQEYLSCEYLAKTGIKDTFFLNMTNAVCPEVPQQSNSSDCGIYLLHYVERFFQDPIKDYNLPIKGLKEWFDKSAIVHKRKEIYDLIMSRR